The Microbulbifer hydrolyticus genome has a segment encoding these proteins:
- a CDS encoding quinone-dependent dihydroorotate dehydrogenase, whose translation MYQHLRKALFALDPERSHHLSIDAIGAAERLGLMSLIASQIPDDPVELMGLTLPNPVGLAAGLDKNAQAFNGLGALGFGFVEVGTVTPRPQPGNPHPRLFRLPEAEAIINRMGFNNEGVDYLLERVKRRRYSGVLGINVGKNFDTPVENAADDYCLCMEKVYAHADYITANVSSPNTKGLRDLQFGDSLSKLLEALKEKQNALAAEHDRYVPLAVKIAPDMDEEAIHHVAKALRDHEIDGVIATNTTIDKSSVAKLEHGNEEGGLSGRPLAERSTEVIRKLSDALNGEIPIIGVGGIFDGESAAEKIRAGATAVQIYTGFIYRGPDVIREAAAAIAELHKGRVVSEGS comes from the coding sequence ATGTATCAGCATTTGCGCAAAGCCCTGTTTGCGCTGGACCCGGAGCGGTCTCACCACCTTTCTATCGATGCCATCGGCGCCGCAGAGCGTCTTGGGCTCATGTCCCTTATTGCCAGTCAGATCCCGGATGATCCGGTCGAGCTGATGGGGCTGACCCTGCCAAATCCGGTGGGGCTGGCTGCTGGTCTCGACAAAAACGCCCAGGCGTTTAACGGACTGGGCGCTCTGGGCTTTGGTTTTGTGGAAGTTGGCACTGTAACCCCGCGGCCACAGCCGGGGAATCCGCATCCGCGCCTGTTCCGCCTTCCGGAGGCGGAAGCCATCATCAACCGCATGGGCTTTAACAACGAAGGTGTTGATTATCTGCTCGAGCGGGTAAAGCGCCGGCGTTACTCCGGGGTGCTTGGTATCAACGTGGGCAAGAACTTTGATACACCGGTAGAAAATGCGGCAGATGATTACTGCCTGTGCATGGAGAAAGTCTACGCGCATGCGGACTACATCACCGCGAACGTATCCTCCCCGAACACCAAGGGTCTGCGTGACCTGCAGTTCGGAGACAGCCTGAGCAAGCTGCTGGAAGCACTGAAAGAAAAACAGAATGCTCTGGCCGCAGAGCACGACCGCTATGTGCCCCTGGCAGTCAAGATTGCGCCCGATATGGATGAGGAAGCGATTCATCATGTGGCCAAGGCACTGCGCGATCATGAGATCGATGGGGTTATTGCCACCAATACCACCATCGATAAATCCTCGGTAGCGAAGCTGGAGCATGGAAATGAAGAAGGGGGGCTGAGTGGCCGCCCGCTGGCGGAACGCTCTACCGAAGTCATTCGTAAACTGTCCGACGCGTTAAACGGGGAAATCCCGATTATCGGGGTAGGGGGTATTTTTGACGGTGAGTCCGCGGCAGAAAAAATTCGAGCGGGCGCTACTGCAGTCCAGATTTATACTGGATTCATATACCGCGGTCCGGATGTTATTCGCGAAGCCGCTGCCGCAATTGCCGAGTTGCATAAGGGCAGGGTTGTTTCAGAAGGTTCGTAA
- the rmf gene encoding ribosome modulation factor: MKRQKRNPNDRAFHKGYVAAVEGRNHDSCPHDAGSQHQEWVNGWRQGRQDYWSGFGRAALAQRMANM; encoded by the coding sequence ATGAAACGCCAAAAACGTAATCCCAACGATAGAGCTTTCCACAAAGGTTACGTTGCTGCCGTTGAAGGCAGAAACCACGACAGCTGTCCCCACGATGCTGGATCTCAGCATCAGGAATGGGTAAACGGCTGGCGCCAGGGGCGGCAGGATTACTGGAGCGGCTTTGGGCGAGCGGCTCTGGCGCAGCGCATGGCCAATATGTAA
- a CDS encoding AAA family ATPase, producing the protein MDTRQQIKILGDWLEQQIIGQEILVNRILIGLLADGHLLVEGAPGLAKTKAIKTLADAIEGDFHRVQFTPDLLPADITGTDIYRPETGEFHFQPGPVFHNLILADEINRAPAKVQSALLEAMAERQISVGRKTYSLPDLFLVMATQNPIEQEGTYPLPEAQLDRFLMQVNLHYPDAEAETRILKLARSEASHGEGRPQTVISQETIFAARQEILDLTMVEAVETYIVQLVIATREPQRYDDELAAWLDFGASPRATIALDRCARAYAWLAGRDYVTPDDVMAIAPDVLRHRLLLSFEAEAAGANADQVIHRLLQQVPAI; encoded by the coding sequence ATGGACACACGCCAGCAGATAAAAATTCTGGGCGATTGGCTGGAACAGCAGATTATTGGTCAGGAGATTCTGGTCAACCGAATCCTGATAGGACTCCTGGCCGACGGACACCTCCTGGTAGAAGGCGCTCCGGGCCTCGCCAAGACGAAAGCCATCAAGACTCTGGCGGATGCCATCGAGGGGGACTTCCACCGGGTCCAGTTCACCCCGGACCTGCTGCCGGCAGATATTACTGGCACGGATATCTACCGACCGGAAACCGGTGAATTTCATTTCCAGCCCGGTCCGGTATTTCACAACCTGATTCTCGCGGATGAGATCAACCGTGCACCCGCCAAAGTTCAATCCGCCCTGCTCGAGGCGATGGCAGAGCGCCAGATCAGTGTGGGCCGTAAAACCTACTCCCTGCCCGACCTGTTTCTGGTGATGGCCACCCAGAACCCCATCGAGCAGGAAGGCACCTACCCTCTTCCGGAGGCGCAGCTCGACCGCTTCCTGATGCAGGTCAACCTGCATTATCCGGATGCCGAAGCCGAGACAAGGATTCTCAAGCTGGCACGCTCCGAAGCGAGCCATGGCGAGGGCCGCCCGCAGACCGTGATCAGTCAGGAGACCATCTTTGCCGCGCGCCAGGAGATTCTTGACCTGACGATGGTAGAGGCGGTGGAAACCTACATCGTGCAGCTGGTCATCGCTACCCGCGAGCCACAACGATATGATGACGAGCTGGCCGCGTGGCTGGATTTTGGCGCCAGTCCACGAGCCACCATCGCATTGGATCGCTGTGCCCGCGCATACGCATGGCTGGCGGGGCGCGACTACGTAACCCCGGATGATGTTATGGCCATCGCACCGGACGTGCTCCGCCACCGCCTGCTGTTAAGCTTTGAGGCCGAGGCCGCCGGCGCCAATGCCGACCAGGTAATTCATCGCCTGTTGCAGCAGGTACCGGCCATTTAA
- a CDS encoding DUF58 domain-containing protein, which translates to MQKAINHNDLNIRGAYPEVAPLVRLRHIARQLRLFKPRVNRSDQAGNLLTRYRGRGMNFEEVRYYQPGDDVRSIDWRVTARTGKTHTKLFQEERERPVVILLDLRSPMFFGSQNAFKSVAACSIASALCWAGLQHGDRIGALLFSDHGVDTVRPRRSHHAVLAAIHGMVETAGALDSPIASGGSQPLSVLLEEARRIARPGSALFLISDCHDMDESCEQPLYLLTRHADLQVLRITDPLEQQLPEQAMTISDGKQRTFLGKSSRALRQQFANHQYQVREQTAQLCRRLHLPLVDFDNTQPVVPLLLSTYGDRQPSPNRSPA; encoded by the coding sequence GTGCAGAAAGCGATCAATCACAACGACCTGAATATCCGTGGCGCCTACCCTGAAGTAGCGCCGCTGGTACGCCTGCGCCATATTGCCCGCCAGTTGCGACTGTTCAAACCAAGGGTCAATCGCAGCGACCAGGCCGGAAACCTGCTGACCCGCTACCGTGGACGTGGAATGAACTTCGAGGAGGTGCGTTATTACCAGCCAGGTGACGACGTACGCTCCATTGACTGGCGCGTAACCGCGCGAACCGGTAAAACCCACACCAAGCTGTTCCAGGAGGAGCGCGAGCGCCCGGTAGTCATCCTGCTCGACCTCCGCTCACCAATGTTCTTTGGTAGCCAGAACGCCTTCAAGTCGGTTGCCGCCTGCAGTATCGCCTCCGCCCTGTGCTGGGCGGGCCTACAGCACGGCGACCGTATCGGCGCCCTGCTGTTCTCCGATCACGGCGTCGATACCGTGCGCCCGCGCCGCAGCCATCACGCCGTACTCGCCGCTATTCACGGTATGGTAGAAACCGCGGGCGCACTGGATAGCCCCATCGCCAGCGGCGGCAGCCAGCCCCTGAGTGTGTTGCTGGAAGAAGCCCGTCGTATCGCCCGGCCTGGCAGCGCCCTGTTTTTGATCAGCGACTGCCACGATATGGATGAGAGCTGTGAGCAGCCGCTCTACCTGCTTACCCGCCATGCTGATCTGCAGGTATTGCGTATCACCGACCCGCTGGAACAGCAGCTGCCAGAACAAGCGATGACCATCAGTGACGGCAAGCAGCGGACCTTTCTCGGCAAATCCAGCCGGGCACTGCGACAGCAGTTTGCGAACCACCAGTATCAGGTTCGCGAGCAGACCGCTCAGCTTTGCCGGCGACTGCACCTGCCGCTGGTGGACTTTGATAACACCCAACCCGTCGTGCCACTGCTGCTCAGTACTTACGGGGACCGGCAGCCGTCTCCCAACCGGAGTCCTGCGTGA
- the rlmKL gene encoding bifunctional 23S rRNA (guanine(2069)-N(7))-methyltransferase RlmK/23S rRNA (guanine(2445)-N(2))-methyltransferase RlmL translates to MTAKYSFTATCPKGLENVLAEELRALGAAVEREQPAAVRFSSDLAMAYRTCLWSRLANRVLLNLGHERVEDAEGLYRAVVEIPWEEHISPTGVLWVQFSGTNREIRNSQFGAQKAKDAIVDRLRKVTGARPDVDKRDPDLSVMLRLHRDKLEIGIDLCGDSLHRRGYRTHIGAAPLKENLAAALLVRAGWPEIAEQGGALLDPMCGSGTFLVEGALMAADIAPGLMRDSFGFERWLNHQNDLWLPLREEALQRRVEGLQKPLPEIRGYDADAKVLFAAESNIARAGLDKHVRVSCRPVGAFKVPSHRPVKPGLVITNPPYGERLGEQEELRETYAELGRQLKQEFGGWKAAIFTGNPELCHSTGLRSHKQYKLFNGSIPSQLLLFEIHQQRDSEGGSSGERTKPRLSDEAQMVANRLQKNLRNTGKWANKNGVSCYRLYDADLPEFSAAIDVYRSVEDQTYAHIQEYRAPATIPEDKARARLSELVRATRHVLDLPGRNVSIKERRRHSHKDSGSQYQKRGDAAQAFWVDEYGAQLEINLWDYLDTGLFLDHRPVRQYLKQLSAGKKLLNLFCYTATATVQAALGGCTESTSVDLSKTYQAWAQRNFRQNNMDPYRHQLIEADCMQWLQAAQQNRRGHYDVIFLDPPTFSNSAKMRGVLDIQRDHGELIRQCMALLSPGGTLLFSNNLRSFKMDEAIQSEYAVENLSSTLLDKDFQRNPKIHNVWEIKAH, encoded by the coding sequence TTGACTGCCAAGTATTCATTTACCGCAACCTGCCCGAAAGGGCTGGAAAACGTGCTTGCAGAGGAGTTGCGCGCGCTGGGCGCCGCCGTGGAGCGTGAACAGCCCGCTGCAGTGCGCTTTTCTTCAGACCTGGCGATGGCGTACCGGACCTGCCTGTGGAGCCGGCTCGCCAACCGCGTTTTGCTCAATCTGGGGCACGAGCGGGTTGAAGATGCGGAAGGGCTTTACCGGGCGGTCGTCGAAATTCCGTGGGAGGAGCATATCAGCCCTACGGGCGTGCTCTGGGTGCAGTTTTCCGGCACCAACCGCGAGATCCGCAACAGTCAGTTCGGCGCGCAGAAGGCCAAGGACGCGATCGTCGATCGGCTGCGCAAGGTCACCGGGGCACGCCCGGACGTCGACAAGCGGGACCCCGACCTGTCGGTAATGCTCCGCTTGCACCGCGACAAACTGGAAATAGGCATCGACCTGTGTGGTGACAGTCTGCACCGCCGTGGGTATCGAACCCATATTGGAGCGGCACCTCTCAAGGAAAATCTGGCTGCGGCGCTCCTGGTGCGCGCCGGCTGGCCCGAAATCGCCGAGCAGGGTGGCGCTCTGCTGGACCCCATGTGCGGTTCCGGAACCTTCCTGGTGGAGGGCGCGTTGATGGCTGCGGATATAGCCCCGGGACTTATGCGCGACAGTTTCGGATTTGAGCGCTGGCTCAATCACCAGAACGACCTGTGGCTGCCACTCCGCGAAGAGGCATTACAACGCCGGGTGGAAGGTTTGCAAAAGCCTTTGCCAGAGATTCGCGGATACGATGCCGATGCGAAAGTATTGTTTGCTGCGGAGTCCAATATCGCCCGCGCCGGCCTGGACAAGCACGTGCGGGTCAGTTGCCGCCCGGTCGGTGCCTTCAAGGTGCCGAGTCACCGCCCGGTAAAGCCGGGGCTGGTGATTACCAATCCACCCTATGGCGAGCGCCTCGGGGAGCAGGAGGAGCTGCGGGAAACCTATGCGGAGCTGGGGCGCCAGCTGAAGCAGGAATTTGGCGGTTGGAAAGCGGCTATCTTTACCGGGAACCCGGAACTGTGCCACTCCACTGGCCTGCGCTCGCACAAGCAGTACAAGCTTTTCAACGGCAGTATCCCCAGTCAGTTGCTGTTGTTTGAAATTCACCAGCAGCGCGATTCGGAAGGAGGCAGCAGCGGCGAGCGTACCAAGCCGCGCCTTTCCGATGAAGCTCAGATGGTGGCAAACCGGCTGCAGAAAAACCTCCGCAATACGGGTAAATGGGCGAACAAAAACGGCGTCAGCTGCTACCGGCTGTACGATGCGGATTTACCTGAGTTCTCCGCCGCCATTGATGTCTACCGCTCAGTGGAGGATCAGACCTACGCGCATATTCAGGAATATCGGGCTCCAGCGACTATCCCCGAGGACAAGGCCCGGGCGCGACTGTCAGAGCTGGTGCGGGCCACACGCCATGTGCTGGACTTGCCTGGTCGCAATGTTTCTATCAAGGAGCGCCGCCGGCACTCCCACAAGGACAGCGGTAGTCAGTACCAGAAGCGTGGGGATGCCGCGCAGGCATTCTGGGTGGACGAATACGGCGCCCAGCTGGAAATCAACCTGTGGGATTATCTGGATACCGGCCTGTTCCTGGATCACCGGCCTGTTCGTCAGTACCTGAAACAGCTGTCGGCCGGTAAGAAACTGCTCAACCTGTTCTGTTACACCGCTACCGCAACCGTGCAGGCGGCGCTCGGCGGTTGCACGGAGAGCACCAGTGTGGACCTGTCGAAAACCTATCAGGCCTGGGCGCAGAGAAATTTCCGTCAGAACAATATGGATCCCTATCGCCACCAGCTGATCGAGGCGGATTGTATGCAGTGGCTGCAGGCTGCGCAGCAAAATCGTCGCGGTCACTACGATGTGATTTTTCTCGATCCGCCGACGTTTTCCAATTCGGCAAAAATGCGCGGTGTGCTGGATATCCAGCGGGATCACGGGGAATTGATTCGCCAGTGCATGGCGCTATTGAGTCCCGGTGGCACCTTGTTGTTTTCGAACAACCTGCGAAGTTTCAAGATGGATGAAGCCATACAGTCTGAATATGCGGTTGAAAACCTGTCATCCACGCTGCTGGACAAGGACTTTCAACGCAATCCCAAGATACACAATGTATGGGAAATCAAGGCGCATTAA
- a CDS encoding NAD-glutamate dehydrogenase yields MATVITDSREELLAQVSALIGEKLGDKAEPVAAFAAQFLNQYPLEDLAGRRLADVYGCIYTCWDFIQQRTAGEPKIRVFNPRLEEHGWECSHTVVCVLQRDMPFLVDSVRMEINQRDTVIHSIKSTVLQMRRGDDGCLHKLLPPGPREDEGLQENPGVTGEALIYVEINLDTSASHASEMTRDLKETLGDVALAVDDYVPMLDTCAAMEDQLHTCLADNDANLEEASAFLQWMRDGNFTFLGYREYEFCQQGDKKVLCEVEGRRLGIFKNLEQSAEPTPEYAFNEGKQKFYQGPNFLTFAKSSVKSRVHRAAYSDYVSIKRYDAAGDVIGESAFMGLYTSPVYTESPSKIPIIRRKLASVIEQSGLAPTSHDGKALKRILDTFPRDELFQSSTRELYETTLGVLAMNERARLRLFMRKDPFGKFVTAMVYVPRDQFSSEVRERISERIARTIHALDSDFTTYFSESILARVHLVFRVDPNQPVEIDVARLEAQIVDITRSWEDVFQRSLIETHGEEVGSRLIGTFGQAFPAGYREDFEPRIAVQDVISIQELSEKNRVAMSFYQPVGAEPGSLRFKVFNVGSGLTLSDVIPVLEHLGLRVMGEFPYTIRPRGQQDVWMHEFHLEFGLPTRVDAQASRSLFQDAFAAIWDGVAESDAFNRLVLAARLNWREVTMLRAYARYLKQTKFSASQTYIATTLANHVEITRNLVALFRAMFDPRINASDRQDQSRVERLIKKIHDGLDGVDNLNEDQVIRRYLDLIRGTLRTNFFQLDDQDQPKDYISIKFSPRDIPNIPEPRPEFEIFVYSPQVEGVHLRGGKVARGGLRWSDRLEDFRTEVLGLVKAQNVKNAVIVPSGAKGGFVVRKPPMDNSREAFIESGISCYKTFIRGLLDITDNLKDGEVVPPERVICRDDEDPYLVVAADKGTATFSDIANGIAAEYDFWLGDAFASGGSNGYDHKKMGITARGAWVSVQRHFREMGINVQAENFSVIGVGDMGGDVFGNGMLLSEHICLKGAFNHLHIFVDPNPDASSSYVERKRLFDLPRSSWADYNMSLISKGGGIFERRAKSVKITPEMQQAFGITEDQLTPNELISAMLKAPVDLIWNGGIGTYVKGSAESHGQVGDKSNDNLRVNGNQLRCKVFGEGGNLGMTQRGRIEFSLNGGRCNTDFIDNAGGVDCSDHEVNIKILLDKVVANGDLTDKQRNQLLEEMTESVAELVLDNNYNQTRALSVAAYQVSDRFDEYRRTINALESEGRLRRALEFIPDNEILNQRQNKGQYLTRPELSVLISYVKVKLKEELLQSHIIDNDYVQSAVESAFPPALVARYKALVYDHQLRREIVSTQVANDVVNSMGITFYNRISGATGADIDTIAAAYISARDVYLMSEFQDGVAALDYKVPAELQLQLMNSMIGRVRRATRWFIRNRRGELDPAQERELFLEPVQRVIRALPEVLSGEPLRAWKSRQEYLVESNVPEQLAMLAASPTYLFSALGISESARISDRPVEEVAKVYFALADKLGLYWFGNQIIDLPAATFWQSQARETSMDDLDSQLSRLAIHLLRLAGDDGLDIETAVERWVDLMAQPIQRWENLVKELKSTPQGDFAMFTVALRELMYLANATADHETLAG; encoded by the coding sequence ATGGCGACGGTCATTACCGATAGCCGGGAGGAGCTGCTGGCACAGGTCAGTGCCCTCATAGGGGAAAAACTGGGCGACAAGGCAGAGCCGGTGGCGGCCTTTGCCGCGCAGTTTCTGAATCAGTACCCGCTGGAGGATCTGGCGGGGCGGCGCCTGGCTGATGTGTACGGGTGTATTTACACCTGCTGGGACTTTATCCAGCAGCGCACTGCCGGGGAACCCAAAATCCGCGTATTCAACCCGCGCCTGGAAGAGCACGGCTGGGAATGTTCGCACACGGTGGTCTGTGTACTGCAACGGGACATGCCCTTTCTGGTGGATTCCGTGCGGATGGAGATCAATCAGCGCGACACGGTTATCCACTCCATCAAGAGCACCGTGTTGCAAATGCGGCGTGGTGACGACGGCTGTCTTCACAAGCTGCTCCCGCCGGGGCCTCGGGAGGACGAAGGTCTTCAGGAAAATCCCGGGGTAACCGGAGAGGCGCTGATCTACGTCGAGATCAACCTGGATACATCGGCCTCCCACGCATCCGAGATGACCCGGGACCTGAAGGAAACCCTGGGTGACGTCGCGTTAGCGGTGGATGATTACGTGCCCATGCTGGATACCTGCGCGGCCATGGAAGACCAGCTGCACACCTGTCTGGCGGATAATGACGCCAATCTGGAAGAGGCCAGTGCGTTTCTGCAGTGGATGCGTGACGGTAACTTCACCTTCCTTGGTTATCGCGAATACGAGTTTTGCCAGCAGGGCGATAAAAAGGTGCTGTGCGAGGTGGAGGGCCGCCGCCTGGGTATTTTCAAAAACCTCGAGCAATCGGCTGAGCCGACGCCAGAATATGCCTTCAACGAAGGCAAGCAGAAGTTCTATCAGGGTCCCAACTTCCTCACCTTCGCCAAGTCTTCGGTGAAATCCCGGGTGCACCGCGCCGCGTACTCTGACTATGTAAGCATCAAGCGCTACGACGCCGCCGGCGATGTGATCGGCGAATCCGCGTTTATGGGGTTGTACACCTCACCGGTGTATACCGAGAGCCCCTCCAAGATCCCCATTATCCGCCGCAAGCTCGCGTCGGTGATTGAGCAGAGCGGGCTGGCGCCGACCAGCCACGACGGTAAGGCGCTTAAGAGGATTCTGGATACGTTCCCGCGTGACGAGCTGTTTCAGAGCAGTACCCGTGAGCTGTACGAAACCACACTGGGCGTGCTCGCGATGAATGAGCGCGCCCGTTTGCGGCTGTTTATGCGCAAAGACCCTTTTGGCAAGTTCGTCACCGCGATGGTGTATGTGCCGAGGGACCAGTTTTCCAGCGAGGTGCGCGAACGGATCAGCGAACGGATCGCCCGTACCATTCACGCGCTGGACTCCGATTTTACGACGTATTTTTCCGAATCGATTCTCGCCCGGGTACATCTGGTGTTCCGAGTAGACCCCAACCAACCGGTGGAAATTGATGTAGCGCGACTGGAGGCGCAAATCGTGGATATTACCCGCAGCTGGGAAGACGTGTTCCAAAGATCCCTGATTGAAACCCACGGTGAGGAGGTCGGAAGTCGCCTGATTGGCACCTTCGGGCAGGCCTTCCCGGCGGGATACCGGGAGGATTTCGAGCCTCGCATCGCCGTTCAGGATGTGATTTCCATCCAGGAGCTCAGTGAGAAAAATCGTGTTGCGATGAGCTTCTATCAGCCGGTCGGCGCAGAGCCTGGCAGTCTGCGCTTCAAGGTGTTCAATGTGGGCAGCGGTTTGACGCTGTCGGACGTGATTCCGGTTCTGGAACACCTCGGTCTGCGTGTGATGGGAGAGTTCCCCTACACGATCCGGCCCCGGGGGCAGCAGGATGTGTGGATGCACGAATTCCACCTGGAATTTGGCCTGCCCACCAGGGTCGACGCCCAGGCCTCCCGCTCACTCTTCCAGGACGCGTTCGCGGCAATCTGGGATGGGGTGGCGGAAAGCGATGCGTTCAACCGCCTGGTACTGGCCGCGCGCCTGAACTGGCGTGAAGTGACGATGTTGCGGGCCTATGCGCGCTACCTGAAGCAGACCAAGTTCAGTGCCAGCCAGACCTATATTGCGACCACACTGGCCAACCATGTGGAAATTACCCGCAATCTGGTTGCCTTGTTCCGGGCGATGTTTGACCCACGTATCAACGCAAGCGATCGTCAGGACCAGTCAAGAGTCGAGCGTCTGATCAAGAAGATCCACGACGGACTGGATGGGGTGGACAACCTCAACGAAGATCAGGTGATCCGCCGTTATCTCGACCTGATTCGGGGAACCCTGCGAACCAATTTCTTCCAGCTGGATGATCAGGACCAGCCGAAAGATTACATATCGATCAAATTCAGCCCGCGGGATATTCCGAATATCCCGGAACCGCGCCCGGAGTTCGAGATCTTCGTTTACTCGCCACAGGTCGAAGGGGTGCACTTGCGCGGAGGCAAGGTAGCACGTGGCGGGCTGCGCTGGTCCGATCGCCTGGAAGACTTCCGTACCGAAGTGCTGGGCCTGGTTAAGGCACAGAATGTGAAAAACGCGGTGATTGTACCCAGCGGGGCCAAAGGCGGTTTCGTCGTGCGCAAGCCGCCGATGGACAATAGCCGCGAAGCGTTTATTGAATCGGGTATCAGCTGTTACAAGACCTTTATCCGTGGCCTGTTGGATATCACCGATAACCTGAAGGATGGCGAGGTGGTTCCGCCGGAGCGCGTGATTTGCCGTGATGACGAAGACCCCTACCTGGTGGTCGCCGCCGACAAGGGCACTGCGACCTTCTCGGACATCGCCAATGGCATCGCCGCCGAGTACGATTTCTGGCTGGGTGACGCCTTTGCCTCTGGTGGCAGTAATGGTTACGACCACAAGAAAATGGGCATCACCGCACGCGGTGCCTGGGTTTCGGTACAGCGGCATTTCCGTGAAATGGGCATCAATGTCCAGGCCGAGAATTTCTCGGTGATCGGTGTTGGCGACATGGGCGGTGATGTTTTTGGCAACGGCATGCTGTTGTCTGAGCATATCTGCCTGAAAGGGGCCTTCAACCACCTGCATATTTTTGTGGACCCGAACCCGGATGCGTCGAGCAGTTACGTCGAGCGCAAGCGCCTGTTTGATCTGCCGCGTTCCAGTTGGGCAGACTACAACATGAGCCTGATCTCGAAAGGTGGTGGTATTTTTGAGCGCCGCGCGAAGTCGGTAAAAATTACCCCGGAGATGCAGCAGGCATTTGGTATTACGGAAGACCAGCTGACTCCCAATGAGCTGATCAGCGCGATGCTGAAAGCACCGGTCGATTTGATCTGGAATGGTGGCATTGGCACCTACGTCAAAGGCAGCGCTGAAAGCCATGGCCAGGTGGGTGACAAATCCAATGACAACCTGCGGGTCAACGGTAACCAGCTGCGCTGCAAGGTGTTTGGTGAGGGTGGGAACCTGGGCATGACCCAGCGTGGCCGCATTGAGTTTTCCCTGAATGGTGGCCGCTGTAATACCGACTTCATCGACAACGCCGGTGGTGTGGACTGTTCTGACCACGAGGTGAACATCAAGATCCTGCTGGACAAGGTGGTGGCCAATGGCGACCTCACTGACAAGCAGCGCAATCAGCTGCTGGAGGAAATGACCGAGTCCGTAGCCGAGCTGGTGCTCGACAACAATTACAACCAGACTCGTGCCCTCAGTGTCGCCGCCTATCAGGTGAGTGATCGTTTTGACGAGTACCGCCGCACCATCAATGCGCTGGAATCGGAAGGGCGCCTGCGCCGCGCGCTGGAGTTTATTCCCGACAACGAGATACTGAACCAACGCCAGAACAAGGGCCAGTATCTGACAAGGCCAGAGCTGTCTGTACTGATTTCCTATGTGAAGGTAAAGCTGAAGGAAGAGCTGCTGCAGTCACATATCATTGACAATGACTATGTGCAGTCCGCGGTTGAGTCGGCTTTCCCTCCGGCGCTGGTAGCCCGTTACAAGGCCCTCGTGTATGACCACCAGCTGCGCCGTGAAATTGTCTCCACCCAGGTGGCAAATGACGTGGTCAACAGCATGGGGATTACGTTCTATAACCGTATCAGCGGTGCGACCGGCGCCGATATCGATACCATCGCGGCGGCATACATCAGTGCGAGGGACGTCTACCTGATGTCGGAGTTCCAGGACGGCGTAGCCGCACTGGACTACAAGGTGCCCGCAGAACTCCAGCTCCAGCTCATGAACTCGATGATTGGCCGTGTACGCCGGGCCACCCGCTGGTTTATACGTAACCGGCGTGGAGAACTGGATCCGGCGCAGGAGCGGGAACTGTTCCTGGAGCCGGTACAGCGGGTTATCCGGGCGTTGCCGGAAGTGCTGAGTGGTGAACCGCTGCGCGCGTGGAAGTCCCGGCAAGAGTATCTGGTGGAATCGAACGTGCCCGAACAGCTGGCCATGCTGGCTGCATCACCCACCTACCTGTTCTCGGCGCTGGGTATTTCCGAGTCGGCCCGGATCAGTGACCGGCCGGTGGAGGAAGTGGCGAAAGTCTACTTCGCGCTGGCCGACAAGCTGGGGCTGTACTGGTTCGGTAACCAGATCATTGATTTGCCCGCCGCGACCTTCTGGCAGTCACAGGCGCGCGAGACCAGTATGGATGACCTGGACAGCCAGCTGTCGCGCCTCGCTATCCACCTTCTGCGTCTGGCGGGTGACGACGGCCTGGATATCGAAACCGCGGTCGAGCGTTGGGTAGATCTGATGGCGCAGCCGATCCAGCGCTGGGAGAACCTGGTGAAGGAGCTCAAGTCCACACCGCAGGGAGACTTCGCCATGTTCACCGTGGCACTGCGTGAACTGATGTACCTGGCAAATGCCACCGCAGACCACGAGACGCTGGCCGGTTAA